Proteins encoded within one genomic window of Plasmodium cynomolgi strain B DNA, chromosome 11, whole genome shotgun sequence:
- a CDS encoding proliferating cell nuclear antigen (putative), giving the protein MLEAKLNNASILKKLFECIKDLVNDANVDADESGLKLQALDGNHVSLVSLHLLDSGFSHYRCDRERVLGVNIASLNKVFKLCGANESVVISSKDDEDNLNFVFENNKEDKVTNFSLKLMSIELDSLNIPDCEEGFDAEVELSSKELTNIFRNLSEFSDTVFIEIDSNIIKFTTKGLVGDAEVALKPRESTSEDDVGVTIKSRKKIKQSFAIKYLNLFSKSTILSDVVTLGLSDSRPIEFKYEIKDTSPDADTLKVGFVKFFLAPKMDDEMDNKE; this is encoded by the coding sequence ATGTTAGAGGCCAAGCTAAACAACGcatccattttgaagaagctaTTTGAATGCATCAAAGATTTGGTAAATGATGCAAATGTGGATGCGGACGAAAGTGGATTAAAATTACAAGCATTGGATGGGAACCATGTATCGTTAGTCAGTCTTCACTTGCTAGACTCAGGTTTTTCTCACTACAGATGTGATCGTGAAAGAGTGTTGGGGGTCAATATCGCATCACTAAATAAAGTCTTTAAGTTATGTGGAGCCAATGAGTCAGTAGTCATATCAAGCAAAGATGATGAAGATAATCTCAACTtcgtttttgaaaataataaagaagataaagtaacaaatttttctctCAAATTAATGTCCATAGAATTGGACTCTCTGAACATCCCAGACTGCGAAGAAGGGTTTGATGCAGAGGTAGAATTGAGTAGCAAAGAATTAACTAACATTTTTAGGAATCTATCCGAATTTTCCGACACGGTATTTATCGAAATAGACTcaaatattatcaaatttACGACAAAAGGTTTAGTCGGGGATGCAGAGGTGGCGTTAAAGCCAAGGGAATCAACAAGTGAAGATGATGTCGGTGTTACCATCAAatctagaaaaaaaattaagcaatcCTTTGCTATAAAATacttaaatttgttttccaaGTCCACTATCCTCTCCGATGTAGTTACCCTTGGGTTAAGTGACAGTAGACCCATCGAGTTTAAGTACGAAATAAAAGACACCTCCCCGGACGCAGACACTCTGAAGGTTGgctttgtaaaatttttcttggCGCCTAAAATGGACGACGAAATGGATAACAAGGAGTAA
- a CDS encoding 14-3-3 protein (putative) — protein MKPPVDNDVSLNNKEEFIYYLKILNHIGYYDEMVSIISAVNVENYNLNYSESVLMGSTFKNALNVRRKEKNVLENIIANEKSSEQEKNCAELLKYKLNKDIRSIENSTYDIIKTKCIPMTTNEKILMFYWHLLGDITRYCSDTFEGEEKKKTQERSMQSYSYALGYANRMNIPPSSPRMLELLVSLTVLHKDMHTDINISIEMAAQAFRDAIQNMHLLE, from the exons atgaagccgCCTGTTGATAACGATGTTTCACTAAACAATAAAGAAGAATTCATATACTAcctaaaaatattaaaccATATTGGATACTACGATG AAATGGTTTCCATCATAAGCGCTGTGAATgtagaaaattacaatttaaaTTACTCCGAGTCGGTGTTAATG gGATCCACCTTCAAAAATGCCTTAAACGTTaggagaaaggaaaaaaacgtgcTCGAAAATATCAtagcaaatgaaaaatctagtgaacaagaaaaaaactgcgcTGAGCTACTAAAGTACAAGTTAAATAAAGACATAAGGTCCATAGAAAATAGTACATATgacattataaaaacaaaatgcatTCCCATGACGACTAACGAG aaaatattaatgttcTATTGGCATTTACTTGGAGATATTACGAGATACTGCTCCGATACATttgaaggtgaagaaaagaagaagactCAAGAAAGAAGCATGCAGTCGTATTCTTACGCCCTAGGTTATGCGAACCGAATGAATATACCTCCGTCTAGTCCGCGGATGTTAGAACTGCTCGTTAGTTTAACAG TTCTCCACAAAGACATGCACACTGACATAAACATTTCCATTGAGATGGCTGCTCAGGCATTTAGAGATGCAATTCAAAATATGCATCTCCTGGAGtaa
- a CDS encoding RuvB-like 2 (putative), whose translation MDPNTNFVQCPEGELQKRKEVVHTVTLHDIDAINSRTQGFLALFSGDTGEIKNEIREHIDMKINEWQEDEKAEIVPGVLFIDEVHMLDIECFSYLNRALESEQSPIVIMATNRGITHIRGTDYKAPHGIPLDLLDRTLIIPTYPYKHQDIMKILEQRAEEEDVEIDEYAKELLCKIASESSLRYALHLITLANLVSKKRKATEVTVQDVRRVYNLFIDVKRSTQYLIEYQNEFMFSELPKEDEGAKEEDSYDEKREIQEKKSANDAAD comes from the coding sequence ATGGATCCAAACACAAATTTTGTTCAGTGCCCTGAAggagaattacaaaaaaggaaggaagtaGTCCACACAGTTACTCTACACGATATTGACGCGATTAATAGCAGGACACAAGGCTTTCTAGCGTTATTTTCAGGAGATACtggagaaattaaaaacgaaattagAGAGCATATCGACATGAAAATTAATGAATGGCAAGAAGATGAAAAGGCGGAAATTGTACCAGGGGTTTTATTTATTGACGAAGTACATATGTTAGACATCGAATGTTTTTCCTACTTGAATAGGGCCCTCGAAAGTGAGCAATCTCCCATTGTTATTATGGCAACAAATAGAGGTATTACACACATTAGAGGAACGGACTATAAAGCTCCCCATGGAATACCCCTCGATCTGTTAGATAGAACTCTTATTATACCTACCTACCCGTATAAGCATCAAgatataatgaaaattttagaaCAAAGAGCTGAAGAGGAAGACGTCGAAATTGATGAGTATGCCAAGGAGCTGTTGTGCAAAATTGCATCGGAGTCATCCCTAAGATACGCACTGCACCTGATCACACTGGCCAATTTAgtttccaaaaaaagaaaagccaCGGAAGTTACTGTCCAGGACGTCAGAAGGGTTTACAACCTATTTATTGATGTCAAAAGGAGCACGCAGTATTTAATTGAATACCAAAATGAATTCATGTTTTCGGAGTTGCCCAAGGAGGACGAGGGCGCCAAGGAGGAGGACTCCTACGACGAAAAGAGGGAAATACAGGAGAAGAAGTCGGCCAACGACGCTGCGGAT
- a CDS encoding hypothetical protein (putative) has protein sequence MALSRSKSYYPTSEMFKAPKVGSAPRIYNGLDPRKVHNYPWTNIFKTRTTKETGYQYGNWAGPSIHSMTIDELATFFSNKDCLKHFTYWQLLKATYGQFQFMFLFVGSLVATITPIFLFTMYIQKFEPLEVTMDPDDYYKNFHWHYYGGEIDHHAFSQYLEARRAVRYRNADINPVEWIPPEYRTPEE, from the exons ATGGCATTGTCAAGGAGTAAA TCGTATTACCCCACGTCTGAAATGTTTAAAGCCCCCAAGGTTGGGAGCGCGCCAAGAATATATAACGGCCTAGATCCCAGGAAAGTACATAACTATCCATggacaaatatatttaaaacgAGGACAACGAAAGAAACAGGGTATCAGTATGGAAATTGGGCAGGACCATCTATTCATTCGATGACTATTGATGAATTAGCCACCTTTTTTAGTAACAAGGATTGCTTAAAGCATTTTACCTACTGGCAGTTACTTAAGGCTACTTATGGACAGTTCCAATTTATGTTCCTCTTTGTGGGATCACTAGTTGCTACGATCACGCCCATATTCTTATTCACCATGTATATACAGAAGTTTGAGCCATTAGAAGTTACCATGGACCCAGAcgattattacaaaaatttccATTGGCACTATTACGGTGGAGAAATCGATCACCACGCTTTTTCACAGTACCTGGAAGCTAGAAGGGCAGTCAGATATAGAAATGCTGACATCAACCCGGTCGAATGGATCCCCCCAGAGTACAGGACACCAGAGGAGTGA
- a CDS encoding hypothetical protein (putative), whose product MDDTVRKIDIFIIIGIAIACGVFSEFLSWVFVYRNEKFIKLNEELKILYEKVQKEKEDGLLSKIDGNSSNSNNKKKGKKKVTTEEIYIEKTKTMATLKTKSNVITGLIFMSMMPLLFSLFEGLTIAILPFKPIFPFTLLTHTGLQEKNLYHCSSTFIYTLTLMLTRQNIQKYFGYAPPSGMFGDFKMPDEQADMWK is encoded by the coding sequence ATGGATGATACTGTAAGGAAGATCGACATTTTCATTATCATCGGAATTGCGATTGCGTGTGGAGTTTTTTCCGAATTTTTAAGTTGGGTATTCGTTTACAGAAATGAGAAATTTATAAAGTTAAACGAAGAATTGAAAATATTGTATGAAAAAGttcagaaggagaaggaagatgGATTGTTAAGTAAAATCGATGGGAACAGCAGCAACagtaacaataaaaaaaaaggaaaaaaaaaagtcacaacggaagaaatatatattgagAAAACCAAAACAATGGCAACGCTGAAGACAAAGTCGAATGTAATTACAggattaatttttatgtccaTGATGCCGTTGCTTTTTAGTTTATTTGAAGGACTCACaattgccattttgccgTTTAAGccaattttcccctttaccTTACTAACGCACACGGggttacaagaaaaaaacttgtaCCATTGCTCATCGACCTTTATTTATACCCTAACGTTGATGCTCACTAGACAGAACATTCAGAAGTATTTCGGATACGCGCCACCATCAGGAATGTTTGGCGATTTTAAGATGCCGGACGAGCAGGCTGATATGTGGAAATAG